The window CGTTCCCGGTGACGAATACGTGCGAGTCGAGCGGAACCCCGAGCGACAAGACGCCCGTCGCGGTGTTCACCGTGCCGCTCCCCGGAGCGGCGAGCGTGTTCACGATGCACGTCGAGAGACCCGCGTTCGGGATCGGGAGCGGCGGACCGAAGTTGCAGCCGGTGCCGGTGCAGTCGATCACGCCGGCCGGAGCGTTCGTCGGCGCGAGCGTGCAATCACTGCCCGCGCAGCTCGTGACGACGTAGCGGCTGGTCGCACCGTCGGGGACGGGACCCTCCGGAACGCTCGAGCCCCCTCCACCGAGATTGAGCGTGCCGCATCCGAGGTTCTGGATCAGCCCCGAGGTCCCGTCCCGCGACGTGCCGCACACGCCGGCTCCCGGCGTGGTAGTGAAGTCGAGGACCGTCGTTCCGGCCGGCAGGGTCGTCGTCGTGCTCGTGCTGGTGGTCGTGGGCGTCGCCGCCGTCGACGTCGACGTGCTGGTCGTGGTGGGCACCGCGGTTGTGCTGGTGCTCGTCGTCGTCGAGCCCGACGGCATCGTCGAGGTCGTGGTGCTCGCCTGCAGGAGCAGCACGGTGCCCGGGAGCGTGATCGCTCCGGGACCCGGTAGCGACGCCGCGCCGTCGATCAGCAGGTTGCCGGTGGCGGGCACGCAGAAGGTCGACGCGAGCGTCGCGGTCGCCGCGACGTTGGGCGTGATGGGTCCGGACGGCACGCCCGTCTCACGGATCAGGCGACAGGAGCTGCTGTTCGGATTCGTGAAGCATCCTGCGCTCGCCTGCGAGGGACAGAACAGTCCCGTGGACGACGACAGCTCTCGCGTGCTGGTCGCGAGCGGCGTCAGATTGACCCCTATCTGTCCGACGAAGACGGCGCACACGCCGCCGCCGGGACATTGGCTGCTCGACGTGCAAGCGCCGTTGTTGTTGGTCCCCTTGTAGCAGCGGTTTCCCGCCGGGCCCGACGCCGGTAGCGGACAGTCGCGCGAGAGACCCTGGGAGTTCGTGCTGACGCAGGGGCTTCCTTGGTTGGGGCTGCCTTCGCAGACGCCCGTGCACGGGCTGCCGGGCGTTCCGGCGCAGGCCGGGCCCGAGACCGATCCGCTCCGGCAGATGGGACACGGCTGCGCGCTGACTCCGGTCACGACGGTGTTCGAGTCGAGCGACACGTTGGTGCTCGCGGCGCCGGTTGCCGTGTCGAGCGTACCGGTCGCGGGCGCCGCGAACGTGTTCTGCACGCAGGTCGACAGCGATCCGTTGACGATCGGCAGCGGCGCCCCGAACTTGCAGCCGGCATCCGTGCAGTCGAAGCTCGGGCCGGACGCCGTGGTCGCCCCGAGCGTGCAGGTCGTGCCGACGCAGTCGGCGGTGAAACGGCTGGTCGATCCGTCGGGCGTCGGCCCCTCCGGAACGGTCGAGCCACCGGCGCCGAGGCTGAGGCCGCCGCAGGTGAGGTTCTTCAGCACCGCGGTGCCCGCCGTGTCGCTGTACGTGTGCCCGCATACGCCGCCCGCCGGACGGGTCGTGAAGTCGAGGAAGCTCGCGCCCGGCGGCAGGGTCGTGGTGGTCGTCGATCCCGGCGGCTGCGTCGTCGACGTGCTGGTCGTCGACGCCGGCGGCTGCGTCGTGCTGGTGGTCGTGGTCGTCGGACCGCCGCGGCACTCGGCCGGATACGGGTCGAGCGCGTGCACGCCCAGCGAGTCGACGCAGTCGACGTCGAATTCGGTCACGCACGCCACGCAGTCGACGAGCGCCGAGAGGTCTCCGATCGGTCCGCCGCACGCACTGCCGCCGGGCACGGTCACGGACGGACACGAGGCCGCGAAGCCGATCTGCGCCGGCGTCAGGTCGTCGCTGCCGCCGCACGCCGCGTCCGCACCGCCGCACGCGTTGCAGAGGCTCGAGCGTGCGCGCGCCTCCGCGCGCTGGATGAGGAGCGCCGCGCGGCCGTCGCCGGGGCTCGGGCAGTCGTTCGCGTGCTGGCCCTTGAAGCGGCCCTGCCAGCAGCGCGCGAGCGTCTTCGACTTCGCCTTGAGGAACTTCGACGCGTAGCGACCGATGGCGCGCTGGCAGCGGTTCACCGCCGAGGCGCTGCCGAACTGCCCGCTCGCGAGGCCGCCGTAGTAGAGCGCGATCGACTGATCGACGGCTGCGTCGCCGACGCACGCGACGCAGGTGCCGACGTCGCCGCAGCTCGCGATGGAACCGCTGCAGCTTCCCGCCGGAAAACCGGGACAGGTGGGATCGCTCCCCCATCCGATCGACGCCAGCGGGAGGTCGTCGCCCGTGCCGCAGGCGCCGTCGGCGCCGCCGCACGAGGCCGTGATCTTGGCGAGGAGCCGATCGCGGGCCCGGGCGACGAGCGTGGCGGTCTGCGTCTCGTTCGCGCAGACCTGGGATGCCGGCAGCCTTCCGCTGACCTTCCCGTCCTCGCACTTCTGCAGGAGCTTGCTGCGCGTCTGGACGTATTTCGCATAGGCCTTCGACGTGTCCGCCTGACACCTGGCCGCGCTCTGCGCGTGCCCGGTCGCGGCGAGCGCGAGGACGGCCATCACCGGCGCAACGGCCTTGGCAAGCATCCGCATGGCCCTGCTGCTACGTGCCCCGACCGCCGGTCCGGCATCCCGTATCCAGGTAGGTTCGCCGCCTTTTCTCGGGGGGCATCCCATTCGGACGGGACTAGGTTGCGGGGCGACAATCGACTAAAGGCGTGCGGCAGGACGGCGCATGGGACGACTCACGGTAGTGCTCGCGGACGATCACACGCTCGTGCGCCAGGGCGTCCGCCGCATCCTGCAGGCCGACGGCGAGATCGGCGTGGTGGGCGAGGCGGGCGACGGGCTGGCGGCGGTGGAGCTGGTCCGCCAGCTCCACCCCACGGTGGCGATCGTCGACATCGGCCTGCCGTTGCTCAACGGCATCGACGCCGCCGCGCAGATGGCGAAGGTCGATCCTGCCGTCAAGATCGTGATCCTCAGCATGCACGGCGACGTGGCGTATGTGCGCCGCAGCCTCAAGGCCGGTGCGCACGGCTACGTTCTCAAGGACGCCGACGACCTCGACCTCGTGCGTGCGGTGAAGGCCGTCGCCGGCGGCGGATCGTTCTTCAGCCCGGCCGTGTCGTCGCTCCTGCGCGAGAGCTTCCTCGCCCCCGAGGCGCCGGCCACCGACGACGCGCTGGCCATCCTGACAGATCGCGAGCGCCAGGTCCTGCAGCTCATCGCCGAGGGCCGGTCCAGCAAGGAGATCGCGAGCCTCCTCGACATCTCCATCCACACGGCCGAGAGCCACCGCAAGCGCGTCATGGAGAAGCTCGATCTCCACAACACGGCCGAGCTGGTGCGCTTCGCGATCCGCAGCCGCATCCTCGAAGCCTGAGAGATGCGAACGGTCGGCGCGCGCGTTCCCGCGACGACGGTCCCCTAGACGCGCTCGACGCGGACCCGCACGTACCGGTGGTGCGGGATCCCGGTGAACGGATCCCGATCCGCGACGTCCGTCAGCTCGTTCTGGTTCGCGCCGTTGACGACGCCGTCGGCCGAAACCATGCCGAAGCCGTTCGGCATCCAGACGTGGCCCGTCATGAGCTTCGGGTCGAGCTGCGCCGGCATGGTGAGGCTGCCGCGATGCGTGGAAACCCGCACCTGGTCGCCGTCGCGGATGCCTAGGGACGTGGCGTCGCCCGGCGAGAGGTTGAGGGCGCAGTGCGGCCCCTTCCCCTTCCGCCACGCGGGATCGCGCTGCACGGTGTTGGCCGTCCAGCGCGTGCGGAGCCCGGCCGCCATGACGAGGGGGTATGCGGGATCGACCGTGGGCTCGGTCGCGATCGCACGCCGGATCTCGCCCATCATCGGCTCGGGCGCGAGCCGCAACTTGCGATCGGCGAAGCCGAGGTGGTCCTCGAGGTTCGTCGCCATGCGCTGGCGCGCGATCTCGACGCCCTCGGGGTGCTCGACGATGCGGCGGAAGATCTCGGTGCCGAGATCGAAGGGCATCTTCCCCTCCCACTCGGGGCCGAGCGTGCGCACGACGCTTTCGGTGCGGAACATGGCGTTCAAGTGGGCGAGCAGCCACATCGCCGCCAGCGACGGCGACGGCAGGTACGGCCCCAGCGTCCGATAGGTCCAGAAGATGAGCTGGTTCTCGCCCTGCGTGGCGGCCGCTTGCGCGGTGCCGAGGAAGGCCATCGCCCCCTCGGGCGTGTGCGCGTGCTTCGCCAGCTCGTGGAGCTCGGCGGGCGGCTCCCCGAAGAGCCCGATCGCCTCCGCGAGGCGGACGTAGATCTCGGGCTCGGGGAGCGTGTCGGGCATCATCGGCACGACCGGCGGCCGCACCTGCACGAAGATCTCCGGCGCGCCGCGCGGGAACGCCGCCGTCTCCCACTTCTCGTACCCGGTCGGCGTGGGGAGGACGTAGTCGGCGAGCCGCGCCGTCTCGGTCATCGCGGGGTCGATGACGACGAGGAGATCCAGCTTCTCGCGCGCCGCGCGCCAGCGCTGCGCGTCCGAGTACGAGAGGAGCGGGTTCGACCCCTCGACGACGACCGCGCGGATGCGCTCGGGGTGATCGACCAGGATTTCCTCGGGCACGAGCGAAGGCGAGAACATGCCGGCGTTGCCGAGCGCGCGGATGGCGGGAATGCCCGACACGAGTGCCCGTTCGGGATCGCGGACCAGGCTCGGGTCGACGACGGGCGGCAGGAACGACTCGAGGAACACGCAGCCGCCGGTCCGCCCGAGGTTGTTCGTGAGCACGAGCAGCGCGCGGATCAGGTAGGAGATGAGGGTCGAGAACGGGGTCTGCTCGACGCCGAGATCGAAGAAGATGGCCGCCGACTCGGCCTGGGCGAAGCCGCGCGCCGTCTCGAGGACGGCGTCGACGTCGAGGCCGCAGCGCGCCGCCATCCGCGCCACGTCGACGGCCGCGAGCTCGGCGCGCAGCGCGTCCAGCCCGATCGTGCTCCCGTCGACGAACGCCTCGTCGTCGAGCCCCTCGCGCACGATGACCGCCGCCATCGCCAGCAGGAGATAGGCATCGGTGCCGGGGCGAGCGCGCAGGTGCCGCGTCGCGCCGCGCGTCGTCTCGGTCTCGCGCGGATCGACGACCACGACCGTGCGCGTCTTGTCGTCGGCGAGCGTTTTGAAGGTGTCGGTCGCGTTGTGGCCGCGGTTCGAGATCTTCGGATTCGTGCCGAGGACGAGCAAGAAGCGCGCATGGTCCACGTCGGCGTGCAGGAACGCCGTCGGCGACGCGTCGAACATCCACTGGTCGAGCAGGTTGTGCTGCGTCTTCTCCTGGGCGAACGCGTTGAACCAGCGCCGCGAGCCGATGCCGCGCAGGAAGCCGAGGGCGTAGGGCGCGTCCATGTGGTTGCCCTGCCCGCCCACGCCGACGAGCGCGATCGACCGGGGTGTGTGCCGGCGGCGGATCTCGGCCAGCTTGGCGCCGACCTCGCGGACCGCCGTGTCCCAGTCGATCTGCTCGAACGTGCCGTCGGGACGGCGGCGCATCGGGTGGCGCATGCGGTCGCCGTGCTCGACGTAATGGGCGATGCTGAACGCCTTGTTGCACACGTAGCCGTGGGTGATGGGGTTCGTCTCGTCGCCGCGCACGGCGACGATGCGGCCGTCCTTCACGTCGACGCGAATCCCGCAGTTGTGGCTGCAGAGTACGCACACCGTCGGAAGATTCGTCCCCGTTGCCGCTGCCGTCGTCGTCATCGAGCCTCCTGTTGCGCGCGGTGGCCGCGTCCCGGGCGCGCCGTCATGTCGCGCGCCGTCACCGGATCTCCGCAGTGCTCGCACGTGAGCCGCAGCGTCGTCGCACGCCCGCACCGGTCGTGCACGCGCTCGACGGGCGGCCCCTTCCTGCCTGCCATGTGCTTGTCGCCCCACCCGGCGATCGTGACGATGACGCCGTAGAGGTCGTGACCCTTTTCGGTCAGCCGATACTCGAAGCGCGGCGGCCGATCCTGGTAGCGCTCCCGCCGCAGCACGCCGTGCTTCACGAGCTTCGCGAGCCGGTCGGCGAGGCGATGCCGCGAGATGCCGAGGCTCGCCTGGAACCCGTCGAACCGCCGCGTCCCCAGGAACAGGTCGCGCAGGACGAGAAGCGTCCAACGATCGCCGATCACGGACAGCGTCCGCGCGATCGTGCAGTCGAGCTTGCCGACGTCCCGCCAGCGCACGGGGGATCCTATGGTTCCAAAATGGAACTGAGGCAAGGCAGCCAAGCTGTGCGCAGTGCCTGTGTTGGACCCTCGGGGCCAATCCCGCTATTGGTGGACTCGTGGGTGGTGGTAGCGGCGGGGGCCGTGGCGCGGCGGTCGTGTGGCTCGTTGCGCTCGCTGCGACCGCCCTCCCGCTCGCGGCACGCGCGCAGACGCCCGTCGTGACGATCGTCGCGACCGATCCGAGCGCGTCGGAGGCCGGCCCCGACGACGGCACGTTCACGCTCACGCGCGTCGGCGACACGACGGCCGGGCTCACGGTCGACTACACGATCAGCGGATCGGCGACCGACGGCACCGACTACACGACCATCGGCACCTCGGTCGACTTCGACCCGGGATCGCCGACGGCAATCGTGACGATCACGCCGCTCGCCGATCCCGACGTCGAGGGCGACGAGACCGTCTCCCTCACGCTCGTCGACGGCGTCGACTACGATCTCGGCGTCGACACGATGGACACGGTCACCATCGCCGACGATCCGCCGCCCACGACCACGTCGTCGTCGTCGAGCACCAGCAGCAGCTCCAGCACGACCGACACCACGACCACGAGCACCTCGTCGACGACGTCCTCTTCGACGACCACGTCGTCCTCGACCACCACGTCATCGTCCACGACCACGTCGTCGTCCACCACGACGTCGTCCTCCACCACCACGTCCTCCTCGACCACGACGTCTTCCACGACGACCTCGTCCTCGACCACCACCTCGTCGTCCACGACGAGCACGACCTCGTCGTCGACCACGACGTCGTCGTCCACCACCTCGTCGACGTCCACGACGACGAGCAGCAGCACCACCACCACGACGACCCTGCCGCTCGTGACGATCGTGGCGACGGATCCCGCCGCCTCCGAGGTCGGCCCCGACGACGGCACCTTCACGCTCACGCGCACCGGCGACACGTCGATGCAGCTCACCGTCAACGTCACCATCGGCGGCTCGGCCACGAACGGCACCGACTACGCGATCATCAGCCCCCTCGCCGTCTTCGACCCTGGCTCGTCGACGGCCGTGGTCACGATCACGCCCATGGCCGACGCCGACGTCGAAGGCGACGAGACCGCCGACCTGACGCTCATCGACGGCGTCGACTACGACCTCGGGGTCGACACGATGGCAACGGTCACCATTGCCGACGGCACGGCGACCACCACCACGTCGACCTCGTCCAGCACGACGACCTCGAGCAGCACCACGTCGTCGTCGTCGACCAGCTCGAGCACCACCTCGTCGTCGACCACCACGTCGACCAGCACCACGTCGACGAGCACGAGCAGCAGCACGACCACGAGCACGCTGCCCATCGTGACGATCGCCGCGACCGACCCGGCCGCCTCGGAGGTCGGGCCCGACGACGGCACGTTCACCCTCACGCGCACGGGCGACACGTCGATGCAGCTCACCGTCAGCTTCACGATCGGTGGCACGGCGACGAACGGAACAGACTACGCGATCATCAGCTCCCTCGCCGCCTTCGATCCGGGCTCGGCGACGGCGGTCGTCACCATCTCGCCGACCAACGACGGCACGGTGGAGGGTGACGAGACGGTCACCCTGACGCTCCAGCCCGGCGCCTCGTACGACCTGGGCGCGCAGACGCAGGACAGCGTCACGATCTCCGACAACCCGACGCCGATCGTCACGGTCGAGGCGACCGATCCCGACGCGTCCGAGGTGGGACCCGACACCGGCACCTTCACCTTCACCCGCACCGGCGATGCGACCTTCCCGCTCACGGCGACCATCACGGTCGGTGGCTCGGCGACGAACGGCAGCGACTACGCGGCCGTGAGCTCGCTGGTCGACTTCATCGCCGGCTCGGCCACGGCGACCCTGACGATCACGCCGGGCCCGGACGCGCTCGTCGAAGGCGACGAGACCGTCGTGGTGACGATCGACGACGGGGCGCAGTACGACGCCGGCACACCGGCCATGGCCACGGTGACGATCGCCGACGGCACACCGGGCACGACGACCACCACCACGTC of the Candidatus Eisenbacteria bacterium genome contains:
- a CDS encoding response regulator transcription factor codes for the protein MGRLTVVLADDHTLVRQGVRRILQADGEIGVVGEAGDGLAAVELVRQLHPTVAIVDIGLPLLNGIDAAAQMAKVDPAVKIVILSMHGDVAYVRRSLKAGAHGYVLKDADDLDLVRAVKAVAGGGSFFSPAVSSLLRESFLAPEAPATDDALAILTDRERQVLQLIAEGRSSKEIASLLDISIHTAESHRKRVMEKLDLHNTAELVRFAIRSRILEA
- a CDS encoding molybdopterin-dependent oxidoreductase, with protein sequence MTTTAAATGTNLPTVCVLCSHNCGIRVDVKDGRIVAVRGDETNPITHGYVCNKAFSIAHYVEHGDRMRHPMRRRPDGTFEQIDWDTAVREVGAKLAEIRRRHTPRSIALVGVGGQGNHMDAPYALGFLRGIGSRRWFNAFAQEKTQHNLLDQWMFDASPTAFLHADVDHARFLLVLGTNPKISNRGHNATDTFKTLADDKTRTVVVVDPRETETTRGATRHLRARPGTDAYLLLAMAAVIVREGLDDEAFVDGSTIGLDALRAELAAVDVARMAARCGLDVDAVLETARGFAQAESAAIFFDLGVEQTPFSTLISYLIRALLVLTNNLGRTGGCVFLESFLPPVVDPSLVRDPERALVSGIPAIRALGNAGMFSPSLVPEEILVDHPERIRAVVVEGSNPLLSYSDAQRWRAAREKLDLLVVIDPAMTETARLADYVLPTPTGYEKWETAAFPRGAPEIFVQVRPPVVPMMPDTLPEPEIYVRLAEAIGLFGEPPAELHELAKHAHTPEGAMAFLGTAQAAATQGENQLIFWTYRTLGPYLPSPSLAAMWLLAHLNAMFRTESVVRTLGPEWEGKMPFDLGTEIFRRIVEHPEGVEIARQRMATNLEDHLGFADRKLRLAPEPMMGEIRRAIATEPTVDPAYPLVMAAGLRTRWTANTVQRDPAWRKGKGPHCALNLSPGDATSLGIRDGDQVRVSTHRGSLTMPAQLDPKLMTGHVWMPNGFGMVSADGVVNGANQNELTDVADRDPFTGIPHHRYVRVRVERV
- a CDS encoding helix-turn-helix domain-containing protein produces the protein MRWRDVGKLDCTIARTLSVIGDRWTLLVLRDLFLGTRRFDGFQASLGISRHRLADRLAKLVKHGVLRRERYQDRPPRFEYRLTEKGHDLYGVIVTIAGWGDKHMAGRKGPPVERVHDRCGRATTLRLTCEHCGDPVTARDMTARPGRGHRAQQEAR
- a CDS encoding Calx-beta domain-containing protein, which produces MGGGSGGGRGAAVVWLVALAATALPLAARAQTPVVTIVATDPSASEAGPDDGTFTLTRVGDTTAGLTVDYTISGSATDGTDYTTIGTSVDFDPGSPTAIVTITPLADPDVEGDETVSLTLVDGVDYDLGVDTMDTVTIADDPPPTTTSSSSSTSSSSSTTDTTTTSTSSTTSSSTTTSSSTTTSSSTTTSSSTTTSSSTTTSSSTTTSSTTTSSSTTTSSSTTSTTSSSTTTSSSTTSSTSTTTSSSTTTTTTLPLVTIVATDPAASEVGPDDGTFTLTRTGDTSMQLTVNVTIGGSATNGTDYAIISPLAVFDPGSSTAVVTITPMADADVEGDETADLTLIDGVDYDLGVDTMATVTIADGTATTTTSTSSSTTTSSSTTSSSSTSSSTTSSSTTTSTSTTSTSTSSSTTTSTLPIVTIAATDPAASEVGPDDGTFTLTRTGDTSMQLTVSFTIGGTATNGTDYAIISSLAAFDPGSATAVVTISPTNDGTVEGDETVTLTLQPGASYDLGAQTQDSVTISDNPTPIVTVEATDPDASEVGPDTGTFTFTRTGDATFPLTATITVGGSATNGSDYAAVSSLVDFIAGSATATLTITPGPDALVEGDETVVVTIDDGAQYDAGTPAMATVTIADGTPGTTTTTTSSTSTTTSTSLASTTTTTSTTSSTTTSTSTTSTTTSTSTTTSTLPVVTIMASMPNASEAGPVAGTFTLTRTGSTAATLTVSFAIGGTATNGLDYSIISSLADFPIGSSTVDVTITPVNDGLIEGNETVTLTLADGAAYDLGTPSQDTVTIADMPPPVITVQATDPNAS